The Deinococcus humi genome has a segment encoding these proteins:
- a CDS encoding aminoglycoside phosphotransferase family protein has protein sequence MSTPTEPRMHADEIHTDVSLVRRLLATQFPDWAALPVRRVHSFGTDNALYRLGEGLQVRLPRIGWAVGQVEKELEWLPRLAPQLPLRVPQPLVLGQPEGDYPYTWGVYRWLPGTMPELQEVAARPELARQLAEFVLALRSCGMTSAPRAEHPATDLQQLDPHVRHSIENSAEWLDAPTREQITAVWDEAMRLPGWEAAPVWVHGDLHSSNLLWNGERLSAVLDFSALELSDPAIDLMAAWNAFGAQARATYRAVLQPDNATWQRGRARALAKALFALPYYRDTNPEIMERSWSTVREVLADAQDD, from the coding sequence ATGTCCACCCCCACCGAGCCCAGGATGCACGCCGACGAGATTCACACCGATGTTTCGCTGGTACGCCGACTGCTGGCCACGCAGTTTCCCGACTGGGCCGCGTTGCCGGTCCGCCGCGTCCACTCCTTCGGCACGGACAATGCGCTGTACCGACTGGGCGAGGGCCTGCAGGTGCGCCTGCCCCGGATCGGCTGGGCGGTGGGGCAGGTGGAGAAGGAGCTGGAGTGGCTACCGCGACTGGCCCCGCAGCTGCCGTTGCGCGTGCCTCAGCCACTGGTGCTGGGCCAGCCGGAGGGGGACTATCCGTACACCTGGGGCGTGTACCGCTGGCTGCCGGGCACGATGCCGGAGTTGCAAGAGGTGGCGGCGCGGCCCGAACTGGCCCGTCAACTGGCTGAGTTCGTGCTGGCGCTGCGGAGCTGCGGCATGACGAGCGCGCCGCGCGCGGAGCATCCGGCCACCGATCTTCAACAACTGGACCCGCATGTCCGGCACAGCATCGAGAATTCGGCAGAGTGGCTGGACGCCCCCACGCGCGAGCAGATCACCGCCGTCTGGGACGAGGCCATGCGGCTGCCGGGCTGGGAAGCCGCGCCCGTCTGGGTTCATGGCGATCTGCACAGCAGCAACCTGCTCTGGAACGGCGAACGCCTGAGCGCAGTGCTGGATTTCTCGGCGCTGGAACTCAGTGACCCGGCGATTGACCTGATGGCCGCCTGGAACGCCTTCGGGGCACAGGCCAGAGCAACCTACCGCGCCGTTCTGCAACCCGACAATGCCACCTGGCAGCGCGGGCGGGCCAGGGCGCTGGCAAAAGCTCTGTTTGCGTTGCCGTACTACCGGGACACCAATCCGGAAATCATGGAGCGGAGCTGGTCCACCGTGCGGGAAGTGCTGGCAGACGCGCAGGACGATTAG
- a CDS encoding YgjP-like metallopeptidase domain-containing protein — protein MLLRRPPGYAFLESMAAQWLISGIPVTVKRSARRRTVALQVRPGAVTIYAPQRVPLPQLQSILQRRQAWVEHHLAQYAARPVAAQAHTDGAELPFLGETLTLRFDPARKTPLRVGNELYLPADDAERSLEVWTRAACLGPYTVLVEEYAGILGATDRLGKIRVSSTATRWGSCSSRGDIRLHWKLSRAPLETLRYVALHEAAHLLEMNHSPRYWGHVGRVMPEWQMQRRWLRDHGQTL, from the coding sequence GTGTTGCTCCGCCGCCCGCCCGGATACGCTTTTCTGGAGTCAATGGCAGCGCAGTGGTTGATCTCCGGCATTCCAGTGACCGTCAAACGCAGCGCCCGGCGGCGCACGGTAGCCCTGCAGGTCAGGCCCGGCGCGGTCACGATTTACGCCCCGCAGCGCGTGCCGCTGCCACAACTGCAGAGCATCTTGCAGCGCCGTCAGGCGTGGGTGGAACACCATCTGGCGCAGTACGCCGCCCGCCCAGTGGCTGCGCAGGCCCACACCGATGGTGCTGAACTGCCCTTTCTGGGCGAGACGCTCACGCTCCGATTTGACCCCGCACGAAAAACACCGCTGCGCGTGGGAAATGAACTCTACCTGCCCGCAGATGATGCCGAGCGGTCCCTGGAAGTGTGGACGCGGGCGGCCTGCCTCGGCCCCTACACCGTTCTGGTCGAGGAGTATGCCGGGATTCTGGGCGCAACTGACCGTCTGGGCAAGATACGGGTCAGTAGCACAGCAACTCGCTGGGGCAGTTGTAGCAGTCGGGGCGACATCCGTCTGCACTGGAAGCTGTCCCGCGCACCGCTGGAAACGCTGCGTTATGTCGCTTTACACGAAGCCGCGCACCTTCTGGAAATGAACCATTCCCCGCGTTACTGGGGGCATGTCGGGCGCGTCATGCCGGAGTGGCAGATGCAGCGACGCTGGCTACGCGACCATGGGCAGACGTTGTAA
- a CDS encoding PQQ-dependent sugar dehydrogenase, with protein sequence MLKSNFRFPLAWGVAALLASAQAAPAVAFQPFVSGLKQVTAITHAGDGSGRLYAAQQDGRVRVIEGGKVRDSLFLDVQKLTQAGGERGLIGLAFDPGYKTNRRLYVHYTDLNGDTVLARYTATADFSRAEAGSAKTLFTAKQPYSNHNGGQLAFGPDGFLYLGLGDGGSGGDPQNNAQNLGSPLGKLLRFDVSGDTAKPAAGNPFVNRAGANPNVWAYGLRNPWRFSFDRDGGQLVIADVGQNSFEEVDVQPRASKGGENYGWRVREGRVCYEKGCADKGFVEPVLVYGRNEGQSITGGYVYRGKAISALKGQYVFADFATGTVWAAPTGGNTWDKATLGKVSNPSTFGEDEAGEVYVAEYGSGRILKLAAK encoded by the coding sequence ATGTTGAAATCCAATTTCCGTTTTCCGCTGGCCTGGGGCGTCGCGGCGCTGCTGGCCTCCGCACAGGCCGCGCCTGCCGTGGCTTTCCAGCCGTTTGTCAGCGGTCTGAAGCAGGTGACGGCCATCACGCACGCGGGGGACGGCTCTGGCCGCCTGTACGCCGCACAGCAGGATGGACGGGTGCGCGTGATCGAGGGCGGGAAGGTCCGGGACAGCCTGTTTCTGGATGTCCAGAAGCTGACCCAGGCGGGCGGGGAGCGCGGTCTGATCGGGCTGGCCTTCGATCCCGGCTACAAGACCAATCGCCGCCTGTACGTGCATTACACCGATCTGAACGGCGACACGGTGCTGGCCCGCTACACCGCCACCGCCGATTTCAGCCGCGCCGAGGCGGGCAGCGCGAAGACCCTGTTCACGGCCAAGCAGCCGTACAGCAACCACAACGGCGGCCAGCTCGCCTTCGGCCCTGACGGCTTCCTCTACCTGGGGCTGGGGGACGGCGGTTCGGGCGGCGATCCGCAGAACAACGCGCAGAATCTCGGATCACCGCTGGGCAAGCTGCTGCGTTTCGACGTGTCGGGTGACACTGCCAAACCCGCCGCAGGCAATCCCTTCGTAAACCGTGCGGGGGCCAATCCCAACGTCTGGGCTTACGGCCTGCGTAACCCCTGGCGCTTCAGCTTTGACCGGGACGGGGGACAGCTGGTGATTGCGGACGTGGGCCAGAACAGTTTCGAGGAGGTGGATGTCCAGCCCCGCGCCAGCAAGGGCGGCGAGAACTACGGCTGGCGTGTGCGTGAGGGCCGCGTGTGTTACGAGAAGGGCTGCGCCGACAAGGGTTTCGTGGAGCCAGTGCTGGTGTATGGCCGCAATGAAGGACAGAGCATCACGGGCGGCTACGTTTACCGGGGCAAGGCCATTTCCGCGCTCAAGGGCCAGTACGTGTTTGCCGACTTCGCCACGGGCACGGTCTGGGCCGCACCGACTGGGGGCAACACCTGGGACAAGGCGACGTTGGGCAAGGTGAGCAATCCCAGCACCTTCGGCGAGGACGAGGCAGGGGAGGTCTATGTGGCCGAGTACGGCAGCGGCCGGATCTTGAAGCTGGCCGCGAAGTAG
- the ypfJ gene encoding KPN_02809 family neutral zinc metallopeptidase has translation MDWKNLPGGGGGIEDRRGGGLPGGGIAVGGVGGLIIALIAMFFGIDPGAILGGDGGQTQTQTQTQTQDQQQSPSGEATDEDYQFVKKILQSTNGVWSNIFQQAGRTYTPANLVLYSRGTQGGCGVANSAVGPFYCPLDNKVYIDTAFFDTMQRRLGGGGDFAYSYVIAHEIGHHVQNELGIADQVEREQRSARSEAQANQASVRLELQADCFAGVWGNRVGDQAKITQADVQEAIRTAQAIGDDNLQRQAAGRVVPDSFTHGSSQQRIKWFTTGFQTGDPNKCDTFNQNYNQL, from the coding sequence ATGGACTGGAAAAATCTTCCCGGTGGGGGCGGCGGCATTGAGGATCGTCGGGGCGGTGGCCTTCCCGGCGGTGGGATCGCCGTGGGCGGCGTCGGCGGGCTGATCATCGCCCTGATCGCTATGTTCTTTGGCATCGATCCCGGCGCGATTCTGGGTGGTGACGGCGGCCAGACGCAGACCCAGACTCAAACGCAGACTCAGGATCAGCAACAGTCCCCGAGCGGCGAGGCCACCGATGAGGACTATCAATTCGTCAAGAAGATCCTGCAGAGTACCAACGGCGTCTGGAGCAACATCTTCCAGCAAGCGGGCCGGACCTATACGCCTGCCAATCTGGTGCTGTACTCACGTGGCACCCAGGGCGGCTGCGGCGTGGCCAACAGCGCTGTGGGACCGTTCTACTGCCCGCTGGACAATAAGGTCTATATCGACACCGCCTTTTTCGACACCATGCAGCGCCGATTGGGAGGCGGGGGCGACTTCGCGTATTCCTACGTAATCGCCCACGAGATCGGTCATCACGTCCAGAACGAACTGGGCATCGCCGATCAGGTAGAGCGCGAGCAACGTTCCGCCCGGAGCGAGGCCCAGGCCAACCAGGCCAGCGTGCGCCTGGAACTGCAGGCCGACTGCTTTGCCGGCGTGTGGGGCAACCGCGTGGGCGATCAGGCCAAAATTACGCAGGCCGATGTCCAGGAGGCCATCCGCACCGCGCAGGCCATCGGCGACGATAACTTGCAGCGACAGGCTGCGGGCCGCGTGGTGCCCGACTCCTTCACGCACGGCAGCAGCCAGCAGCGGATCAAGTGGTTTACCACCGGCTTCCAGACCGGCGATCCAAATAAGTGCGACACTTTCAACCAGAATTACAACCAGTTGTAA
- a CDS encoding LysM peptidoglycan-binding domain-containing protein has translation MWPFGKSTADRVKDALNEQPRLKDLGLQVQEKGGNVTVTGMVPNDRYNNLVKVVAEGINGVKSVDTSGLIAQEAPQQAQPTPQDAGPSASDNSFTSDPVDSSTEIPASSSARPAPTAPEFEAEVKEMEERSKIAKAVHQAIRNNGELKDDPIDVLQSGKSVILRGVVDSDHEQRLAEKLAREVAGVSGVDISGLRVAAGVKQLSQEKDTGTGDTVYIVKPGDTLGAIAQKYYGNVTEYKKIAHYNNISNPDLITVGQQIRIPG, from the coding sequence ATGTGGCCATTTGGAAAGAGCACAGCAGACAGAGTCAAGGACGCCCTGAACGAGCAGCCCCGCCTCAAGGACCTAGGGCTGCAGGTCCAGGAGAAGGGCGGCAACGTCACCGTGACCGGGATGGTCCCCAATGACCGCTACAACAATCTGGTCAAGGTGGTGGCCGAGGGCATCAACGGCGTCAAGAGCGTGGACACGAGCGGACTGATCGCCCAGGAAGCCCCTCAGCAGGCGCAGCCAACACCTCAGGACGCCGGACCCAGCGCCTCGGACAACTCGTTCACCTCCGACCCGGTTGACTCCAGCACCGAGATTCCGGCCAGTTCCAGCGCCAGACCTGCGCCAACCGCACCTGAGTTCGAGGCCGAAGTCAAGGAGATGGAGGAGCGCAGCAAGATTGCCAAGGCCGTTCACCAGGCCATCCGCAACAACGGCGAGTTGAAGGACGACCCCATCGACGTGTTGCAGAGTGGCAAGAGCGTGATCCTGCGCGGCGTGGTGGACAGCGATCACGAGCAGCGCCTGGCCGAGAAACTGGCCCGCGAGGTCGCCGGCGTGTCGGGAGTGGACATCAGCGGCCTGCGCGTGGCCGCTGGAGTCAAGCAACTGAGCCAGGAGAAGGACACCGGGACTGGTGACACCGTGTACATCGTCAAGCCCGGCGATACCCTGGGTGCGATTGCCCAGAAGTACTACGGCAACGTGACCGAGTACAAGAAGATCGCCCACTACAACAACATCAGCAACCCTGATCTGATCACGGTGGGGCAACAGATCCGCATCCCTGGCTAA
- a CDS encoding bifunctional 5,10-methylenetetrahydrofolate dehydrogenase/5,10-methenyltetrahydrofolate cyclohydrolase, with protein MADREKRSKAEVGVPESPSTGHGPQASSLTGKPLADGVITGVREALKLWNFRPHLVSVLASEDEASRVYVDSKARRAGRLGVDFSVRELGAGASQQELEATLRELSGDAGVHGIVLELPLSAGLDADAALLHIAPRKDVEGLTPANLALIAAGREAEALLPPTPRSVRFLLRRVLGDDLRGLRVAVIGPGRTVGRPLTFMLNNRGVTVTLCNEHTHGLANVLAPLDAVVVAVGRAGLLKPEDVQPHHVVIDAGINVQGDGEMVGDAMPDLPVRAQTPVPGGVGPLTSALMYQNLVRAVKLQRGEAVE; from the coding sequence ATGGCTGATAGAGAAAAGCGCAGCAAAGCAGAGGTCGGCGTTCCCGAATCTCCGTCCACAGGCCACGGGCCACAGGCCTCAAGCCTGACCGGCAAACCCCTCGCTGATGGGGTGATCACCGGCGTCAGGGAGGCGCTGAAGCTCTGGAACTTCCGCCCGCATCTGGTCAGCGTGCTGGCCTCCGAGGACGAGGCCTCGCGCGTGTACGTCGACAGCAAGGCGCGGCGGGCTGGCCGCCTGGGGGTGGATTTCAGCGTACGCGAGCTGGGAGCAGGGGCGTCTCAACAGGAACTGGAAGCGACGCTGCGCGAACTCTCGGGGGACGCAGGCGTTCACGGCATCGTGCTGGAGTTGCCGCTTTCAGCCGGGCTGGACGCGGACGCCGCCCTACTCCACATTGCGCCGCGCAAGGACGTGGAGGGCTTAACTCCGGCCAACCTCGCCCTGATCGCGGCAGGCCGGGAGGCCGAGGCGTTGCTGCCGCCCACGCCGCGCAGCGTGCGCTTCCTGCTGCGGCGTGTGCTGGGTGACGATCTGCGCGGCCTGCGTGTGGCCGTGATCGGGCCGGGGCGCACGGTGGGCCGCCCGCTGACCTTCATGCTGAACAACCGGGGCGTGACCGTGACGCTGTGCAACGAACACACCCACGGACTGGCGAATGTGCTGGCCCCGCTCGACGCGGTGGTGGTGGCGGTGGGCCGCGCCGGACTGCTCAAGCCTGAAGACGTTCAGCCGCACCACGTCGTGATCGACGCCGGCATCAACGTGCAGGGCGACGGCGAGATGGTGGGGGACGCCATGCCGGACCTGCCGGTGCGGGCCCAGACCCCGGTGCCCGGCGGCGTCGGCCCGCTGACCAGCGCCCTGATGTACCAGAATCTGGTACGCGCCGTGAAGTTGCAGCGCGGCGAGGCGGTGGAATGA
- a CDS encoding endonuclease/exonuclease/phosphatase family protein → MFRSRLALCYLLFVTLIWGLGEFVGEWTLPTLLLAYAPATLWLLPAPFVVLWTALRRRGLATALAGTLLAAWGAGSLHWRPQHPGPLRVLDYNVNSGYKSTPERLAAVLKGADADVILLQESNFQPRGYPAALAAALPGYSVHSAVEVMTLTRLPVLTAETVDLPGNQREVLMTRLQWRGQPLTVVNAHLGTVQVMDALAQDFAYLKLTRDRREAQAQVLQRIAARSAGRLLLGGDLNTPPRGLIYRKLQAAFGPDAFAQAGRGPGWTFPSLRVRIDHQMARGLTPTRATILAVTESDHLPLVVDYR, encoded by the coding sequence ATGTTCCGCTCCCGCCTCGCCCTGTGCTATCTGCTGTTCGTCACACTGATCTGGGGGCTGGGCGAGTTCGTCGGGGAATGGACGCTGCCGACACTGCTGCTGGCGTACGCTCCTGCCACGCTGTGGCTGCTGCCTGCGCCGTTCGTCGTGCTGTGGACGGCCCTGAGAAGGCGTGGTCTTGCAACCGCCCTGGCCGGGACCCTGCTGGCAGCGTGGGGCGCGGGCTCTCTCCATTGGAGACCACAACACCCCGGGCCGCTGCGGGTGCTGGACTACAACGTCAACAGCGGCTACAAATCCACGCCTGAGCGACTTGCCGCCGTCCTGAAGGGGGCGGACGCGGACGTGATCCTGTTGCAGGAATCCAACTTCCAGCCGCGTGGTTACCCTGCGGCCCTGGCCGCCGCCCTGCCCGGCTACTCTGTGCATTCTGCGGTGGAAGTCATGACCCTCACGCGGCTGCCCGTCCTGACGGCGGAAACGGTGGACCTGCCCGGCAACCAGCGCGAGGTGTTGATGACGCGCCTGCAGTGGCGCGGACAGCCATTGACGGTGGTGAACGCACACCTAGGGACAGTGCAGGTGATGGACGCACTGGCGCAGGATTTTGCTTACCTGAAACTCACCCGTGACCGACGTGAGGCCCAGGCGCAGGTGTTGCAGAGAATCGCCGCCCGGAGCGCAGGCCGGCTGCTGCTGGGCGGTGACCTGAACACGCCGCCGCGTGGGCTGATCTACCGGAAGTTGCAGGCCGCCTTTGGTCCGGACGCTTTCGCGCAGGCCGGACGTGGCCCTGGCTGGACCTTCCCCAGCCTGCGCGTGCGAATAGACCACCAGATGGCGCGTGGACTGACGCCGACACGCGCCACCATTCTGGCAGTGACCGAGAGCGACCACCTGCCGCTGGTGGTGGACTACCGCTAA
- a CDS encoding glycosyltransferase family 4 protein, producing MLRAAFLTDAPRVAGSEIWLLEVLPRLADHGIEPSVFLPRAAPLDELAARLTAAGVAVHRITHPSELPPQTADFDVRVLQVWNPRTYTRLLPDLAAPRVVIVHDQLDYHYPLGLRPLYREIYRHTKARPQRSAERVVTVSQWGRAFLERLGGAGVVGLRNGVDPHRFRPAEAGERQRLRAGLGFDRFTVLVPGRFAPEKNQLAAVRAARHSRNLNYVFAGDMDSGTGALARRLARALRLDNVHFLGRRWDMPELYRAADALLQPTLAENQSLVTLEAMGSALPVVTTPIPAQAELVGGGQGGLLVPPVPALLAQALNALAAHPDRARALGEAGRRHVLAHHTLAHTAAQTAEMLREATRTAAPR from the coding sequence ATGCTGAGGGCCGCCTTCCTGACCGACGCGCCGCGTGTGGCGGGCAGCGAGATCTGGCTGCTGGAAGTGCTGCCCCGGCTGGCCGATCACGGCATCGAACCCAGCGTGTTCCTGCCGCGCGCCGCGCCGCTGGATGAACTGGCGGCCCGGCTGACTGCGGCGGGCGTGGCCGTCCACCGTATCACCCATCCCAGCGAGCTACCCCCCCAGACTGCCGACTTCGACGTGCGCGTGCTTCAGGTGTGGAATCCGCGAACTTACACACGGTTGCTGCCCGATCTGGCCGCGCCGCGCGTGGTCATCGTCCATGATCAGCTGGACTACCACTATCCGCTGGGCCTGCGCCCCCTGTACCGCGAAATCTACCGCCACACCAAGGCCCGCCCGCAACGCAGCGCGGAGCGGGTGGTTACAGTCTCGCAGTGGGGCCGCGCCTTTTTGGAGCGGCTGGGCGGGGCTGGGGTGGTGGGCCTGAGGAACGGCGTGGACCCGCACCGCTTTCGCCCAGCGGAGGCCGGGGAACGTCAGCGCCTGCGGGCCGGGCTGGGCTTTGACCGCTTCACCGTTCTGGTCCCGGGCCGGTTTGCCCCGGAGAAGAACCAGCTCGCCGCGGTGCGGGCGGCCCGGCACTCGCGCAACCTGAACTACGTGTTCGCAGGTGACATGGATTCCGGCACGGGAGCGCTGGCCCGGCGGCTGGCGCGGGCACTGCGGCTGGACAACGTGCACTTCCTGGGGCGCCGCTGGGACATGCCGGAGCTGTACCGCGCCGCCGACGCGCTGCTGCAACCCACCCTGGCCGAGAACCAGTCGCTGGTGACGCTGGAGGCCATGGGTTCGGCGCTGCCAGTGGTCACCACGCCGATTCCCGCCCAGGCCGAGCTGGTGGGCGGGGGCCAGGGCGGGCTGCTGGTGCCGCCGGTGCCCGCGTTGCTGGCCCAGGCCCTGAACGCCCTGGCCGCCCACCCGGACCGGGCGCGAGCGCTGGGCGAGGCAGGGCGCAGGCACGTGCTGGCACACCATACCCTGGCGCACACTGCAGCCCAGACTGCTGAAATGTTGCGCGAGGCGACGAGGACTGCAGCCCCACGCTGA
- the purH gene encoding bifunctional phosphoribosylaminoimidazolecarboxamide formyltransferase/IMP cyclohydrolase, whose protein sequence is MGRQALLSVSDKTGVVEFGRSLVERGWTLLSTGGTFAALSEAGVPVTAVSAVTGFPEMLDGRVKTLHPAIHGGILARREDGHLSELAAQNFGTIDLVCVNLYPFRETVARGAPDTDVIENIDIGGPAMIRSAAKNHAGVLVLVDPADYGVALLDEVSGAERRRLAAKAYRHTSEYDAAITAYLEGDSDTLPTRLPAQLSLNLSRVAEVRYGENPHQPGAIYRWGGARGPVIDARVVAGKPMSFNNYADADAAWALCQELVQQEEGMVCVAVKHGNPCGVARANDVRAAWELARDADTLSVFGGVVAVSGTVDLDAAQAMRGTFLEVLIAPDVTSEAVEWFAAKKPDLRVLIAGQAGAVSVLDLRPLAGGFAVQERDARPWDDLCPEVVTSRQPREEEWYDLRFAWAVVKHARSNAVVLARGGVSVGLGAGAVSRIWAAERAVANAGERARGASLASEAFFPFDDVVRLAAGAGVTAILQPGGAKRDPEVIAAANELGLSMVFTGSRHFRH, encoded by the coding sequence ATGGGCAGACAGGCATTACTTTCGGTCAGCGACAAGACAGGTGTGGTGGAGTTCGGGCGTTCCCTCGTCGAGCGTGGCTGGACCCTCCTGAGCACCGGCGGCACTTTCGCGGCCCTTTCCGAGGCGGGCGTACCGGTCACGGCGGTCAGCGCCGTGACCGGCTTTCCCGAAATGCTGGACGGACGGGTCAAGACGCTGCACCCGGCCATTCACGGCGGCATCCTGGCTCGGCGCGAGGACGGCCACCTGTCGGAACTGGCCGCGCAGAATTTTGGCACCATCGATCTGGTGTGCGTCAACCTGTACCCGTTCCGCGAGACCGTGGCGCGCGGCGCACCGGACACCGATGTCATCGAGAACATCGACATCGGCGGCCCGGCCATGATCCGCTCGGCGGCCAAGAATCACGCCGGTGTGCTGGTGCTGGTGGACCCGGCAGACTACGGCGTGGCGCTGCTGGACGAGGTCAGCGGGGCCGAGCGCCGCCGGCTGGCCGCCAAAGCCTACCGCCACACCAGCGAGTACGACGCCGCTATTACCGCGTACCTGGAGGGTGACTCGGACACGCTGCCCACCCGGCTCCCAGCCCAGCTGAGCCTCAACCTGTCCAGGGTGGCCGAGGTGCGCTACGGTGAGAACCCCCACCAGCCGGGCGCGATCTACCGCTGGGGCGGAGCACGCGGCCCGGTGATCGACGCCCGCGTGGTGGCCGGAAAGCCCATGAGCTTCAACAACTACGCCGACGCGGACGCTGCCTGGGCGCTGTGCCAGGAGCTTGTCCAGCAGGAAGAAGGGATGGTCTGCGTGGCCGTCAAGCACGGCAACCCCTGCGGCGTGGCGCGCGCCAATGACGTGCGGGCGGCCTGGGAACTGGCGCGGGATGCCGATACCCTCAGCGTCTTCGGGGGCGTGGTGGCGGTCAGCGGCACGGTCGATCTGGACGCCGCCCAGGCCATGCGCGGTACCTTCCTGGAAGTGCTGATCGCGCCGGACGTGACCTCAGAGGCCGTGGAGTGGTTCGCGGCCAAGAAACCCGATCTGCGCGTGCTGATCGCCGGACAGGCCGGGGCGGTCAGCGTGCTGGACCTGCGCCCCCTGGCCGGAGGATTTGCCGTGCAGGAGCGCGACGCCCGCCCCTGGGACGATCTGTGCCCGGAAGTGGTGACCAGCCGGCAGCCCAGAGAGGAGGAATGGTATGACCTGCGCTTCGCGTGGGCGGTGGTCAAGCACGCCCGCAGCAACGCGGTGGTGCTGGCGCGGGGCGGCGTCAGCGTGGGCCTGGGCGCGGGGGCGGTCAGCCGGATCTGGGCCGCCGAGCGCGCCGTGGCGAACGCGGGCGAGCGGGCGCGGGGGGCGTCGCTGGCCTCTGAAGCGTTCTTTCCCTTCGACGACGTGGTGCGGCTGGCGGCGGGCGCCGGGGTAACGGCCATTCTGCAACCGGGAGGGGCCAAACGGGACCCTGAGGTGATCGCCGCCGCCAACGAATTAGGCCTGAGCATGGTCTTCACGGGTTCGCGCCATTTCCGGCACTGA
- the hflX gene encoding GTPase HflX, protein MDKVLGNTSGLRPAQLKALGNLYRRRIEPGRVGSPELARTLAELAHEIRREVSVLIDRRGRVLSVSVADAKAAELPSIRAGENRLAGYHLLHAHPKGGPLSKGDLSALFLNRLDAVSAIDAKNEGQPGPVYTAHLTPPGTVGEEEDWRILPPVPVFQIDDFDLGAQVSALEEEIARAAVGRESKKDRERALLVQIDQGEFDAEERLEELSELARTAGAEVVYKELIYRRNLKAGTLVGAGKLEELTSKAYHLDADLLIFGQELGAAQAREIEAATGLKIIDRTQLILDIFALHAQGVESRLQVELAQLRYMKPRLLGAGAQLSRIGGGGGSAAGGAIGTRGPGETKLELDRRRINDRLSFLEKQLEGGSLRREERRKSRERNDVPVVSIVGYTNAGKSTLLNAFTHAAEAPKRVLAANKLFATLRPTSRQGFIDGIGPVIFTDTVGFIRDLPKDLTRAFRATLEEIGDADVLLHVVDAASPGADTRLNAVNRILEDLGFVDMPTVVALNKADSAEPDALEREIERTGGVPVSALKSAGISELKEALADAIGQVQRQEMAQREEAREVAAQYR, encoded by the coding sequence ATAGATAAAGTTCTTGGCAATACTTCGGGACTGCGTCCCGCACAACTGAAAGCCCTGGGCAACCTGTACCGCCGCCGCATTGAGCCGGGGCGGGTGGGTTCTCCCGAATTGGCCCGTACGCTGGCTGAACTGGCCCACGAAATCCGGCGCGAGGTCAGCGTGCTGATCGACCGGCGCGGGCGCGTGCTGAGTGTCTCCGTGGCCGACGCCAAGGCGGCAGAACTTCCGTCGATCCGCGCAGGTGAGAACCGGCTGGCGGGGTACCACCTGCTGCACGCGCACCCCAAGGGCGGGCCGCTGAGCAAGGGTGACCTCTCGGCGCTGTTCCTGAACCGGCTGGACGCGGTTTCGGCCATTGACGCGAAGAACGAGGGGCAACCCGGCCCGGTCTACACCGCGCACCTGACCCCGCCCGGCACCGTGGGCGAGGAAGAGGACTGGCGCATCCTGCCGCCCGTACCGGTGTTCCAGATCGACGACTTTGACCTGGGTGCACAGGTCTCGGCGCTGGAGGAGGAAATTGCCCGCGCCGCCGTGGGGCGTGAATCCAAGAAGGACCGCGAACGCGCGTTGCTGGTGCAGATCGATCAGGGCGAATTCGACGCCGAGGAACGCCTGGAGGAGCTGAGCGAGCTGGCCCGCACCGCCGGGGCCGAGGTGGTCTACAAGGAGCTGATCTACCGCCGCAACCTCAAGGCCGGAACGCTGGTCGGCGCGGGTAAGCTGGAGGAACTGACCAGCAAGGCCTACCATCTGGACGCCGATCTGCTGATCTTCGGGCAGGAGCTGGGCGCGGCGCAGGCCCGCGAGATTGAGGCGGCGACGGGTCTGAAGATCATTGACCGCACGCAATTGATCCTGGACATCTTCGCGCTGCATGCTCAGGGCGTGGAATCACGCCTTCAGGTAGAGCTGGCGCAGCTGCGCTACATGAAGCCCCGGCTGCTGGGCGCGGGAGCGCAACTCTCGCGGATCGGTGGGGGCGGGGGCAGCGCGGCAGGTGGCGCCATCGGCACGCGCGGCCCCGGTGAGACCAAACTGGAGCTGGACCGCCGCCGGATCAACGACCGCCTTAGCTTTCTGGAAAAGCAACTGGAGGGCGGCTCGCTGCGCCGTGAGGAACGCCGCAAGAGCCGCGAGCGCAACGACGTGCCGGTGGTCTCCATCGTGGGCTACACCAACGCAGGCAAGTCCACGCTGCTGAACGCCTTCACGCACGCCGCCGAGGCTCCCAAACGCGTGCTGGCAGCCAACAAGCTGTTCGCCACCCTGCGGCCCACCAGCCGCCAGGGCTTTATCGACGGCATCGGCCCGGTGATCTTCACCGACACCGTGGGCTTTATCCGCGATCTTCCAAAAGATCTGACCCGCGCCTTCCGGGCCACCCTGGAAGAAATCGGCGACGCCGACGTGCTGCTGCATGTGGTGGACGCTGCCAGCCCCGGCGCGGACACTCGCCTGAACGCCGTCAACCGCATTCTGGAAGACCTGGGCTTCGTGGACATGCCCACCGTGGTGGCTCTGAACAAGGCCGACTCGGCCGAGCCGGACGCCCTGGAACGCGAAATCGAGCGCACCGGGGGGGTACCCGTCAGCGCCCTGAAAAGCGCAGGCATTTCCGAACTCAAGGAGGCACTGGCCGACGCAATCGGGCAGGTGCAGCGGCAGGAAATGGCGCAGCGGGAAGAGGCACGGGAGGTGGCGGCTCAGTACCGATAG